Proteins from one Arsenophonus apicola genomic window:
- a CDS encoding C40 family peptidase — translation MITKSLTEAIFNHVKKVFPQEACGVICQKSRVKRYFPCRNLAANPTEQFELSPEDYANAEDWGLPVAIVHSHCGDGVTTHPSEIDNLQCDASELPWVIVSWPEGDLRIIQPRGERELTGRTFVLGYSDCWTLIVDYFRQEHGITLNNYSVTYPWWEQGENRYMENFIKEGFVEINDISKVSDVVIMQVQSDVANHAGILLDNGMLLHHLYGQLSRVTPYSDYWRDRTVKIVRRKEWA, via the coding sequence ATGATAACAAAAAGTCTTACTGAAGCAATATTCAACCACGTTAAAAAGGTATTTCCGCAGGAAGCCTGTGGGGTAATTTGCCAAAAGAGTCGTGTGAAACGCTATTTTCCTTGCCGTAATCTTGCTGCAAATCCCACTGAACAATTCGAATTATCACCAGAAGACTATGCCAATGCGGAAGACTGGGGACTGCCGGTTGCTATCGTCCATTCTCATTGTGGCGATGGCGTGACAACACACCCAAGTGAAATAGATAATCTGCAATGCGATGCTAGTGAATTACCGTGGGTAATTGTGTCGTGGCCTGAGGGGGATTTGCGTATAATTCAACCAAGAGGTGAGCGTGAATTAACGGGAAGAACGTTTGTTTTGGGTTACTCCGATTGCTGGACGCTGATTGTTGATTATTTTCGGCAAGAACACGGTATTACATTGAATAATTATAGTGTCACTTATCCTTGGTGGGAGCAAGGTGAAAATCGTTATATGGAGAATTTCATCAAAGAAGGTTTTGTTGAAATTAATGACATATCCAAAGTCAGTGATGTGGTCATTATGCAGGTTCAGTCTGATGTCGCCAATCATGCAGGTATTTTGCTGGATAACGGCATGCTACTGCATCATTTGTACGGGCAATTAAGCCGTGTCACGCCCTACAGTGATTACTGGCGTGACCGAACCGTCAAGATTGTCAGAAGGAAAGAATGGGCATGA
- a CDS encoding RNA-guided endonuclease InsQ/TnpB family protein, with amino-acid sequence MKRAYKYRFYPTSEQVELLANTFGCVRFVYNSILRWRTDAYYERKEKISYIQANARLTALKKETDVQWLNSVSCVPLQQVLRHQQAAFSNFFSGRAKYPTFKTKHHKQSAEFTASAFKYRDGKLYIAKSKEPLDIRWSRELPSAPSTVTISKDASGRYFASCLCEFEPISLPVSEKMTGIDIGLKDLFVTDTGLKTGNPRHTTKYSETISFTTTPFEQKKKGSNNRTKARLKVAKLHAKITDCRLDNLHKLSHRLINENQVVCVESLKVKNMIRNPKLSKAIADASWGEFVRQIEYKANWYGRTIVAIDQCFPSSKRCSDCGYTLSKLALNIRSWRCPECGVNHDRDINAAKT; translated from the coding sequence ATGAAGCGCGCCTATAAATATCGGTTTTACCCAACATCTGAACAAGTTGAGCTTTTAGCTAATACGTTCGGCTGCGTGCGTTTTGTCTATAACTCAATTCTTCGCTGGCGCACCGATGCCTACTACGAAAGAAAAGAAAAAATTAGCTATATTCAAGCCAACGCACGATTGACTGCCTTAAAGAAAGAAACGGATGTACAATGGCTTAACAGTGTTTCTTGCGTACCGTTACAGCAGGTTTTACGACACCAACAAGCAGCTTTTTCTAACTTCTTTTCAGGGCGCGCCAAATACCCGACCTTTAAAACCAAACACCACAAACAATCTGCTGAATTTACCGCTAGTGCGTTTAAATACCGTGACGGCAAGCTGTACATAGCGAAAAGTAAAGAACCTTTAGATATTCGCTGGAGTCGAGAACTACCTTCAGCACCTTCAACTGTTACCATCTCTAAAGACGCATCTGGACGATACTTTGCGTCCTGTTTGTGTGAATTTGAACCAATATCACTACCTGTTTCTGAAAAAATGACAGGTATTGATATTGGCTTAAAAGACTTGTTCGTCACCGACACCGGATTAAAAACCGGCAATCCCCGCCACACCACTAAATATTCAGAAACGATTAGCTTTACTACAACGCCGTTTGAGCAAAAGAAAAAAGGTTCAAACAATCGTACTAAAGCACGTTTAAAAGTTGCAAAACTCCATGCGAAAATAACTGATTGCCGACTGGATAACTTGCATAAGCTATCCCATAGACTGATTAACGAAAACCAAGTTGTCTGTGTTGAATCCCTGAAAGTAAAAAACATGATCCGAAATCCTAAGCTATCTAAAGCGATAGCTGACGCAAGTTGGGGCGAATTTGTTCGCCAAATTGAATATAAGGCTAATTGGTACGGGCGCACTATTGTTGCCATCGATCAGTGCTTTCCTTCGTCAAAACGCTGTAGCGATTGCGGATATACACTATCTAAATTAGCGTTAAATATTCGGTCGTGGCGCTGTCCTGAATGTGGCGTTAATCATGACCGAGATATTAACGCTGCTAAAACATAA